One region of Thiomonas intermedia genomic DNA includes:
- the glgA gene encoding glycogen synthase GlgA: protein MRLLQVSAEIYPLLKTGGLADIAGALPAALATAGCDARVLLPGFPAIRDGLRDGQPIGQFSLPWGETVRVLRGTLPAVPGAEGSPVHAYVLDAPGLYDRPGNPYEDAQRRPYADNHRRFAALGWGAAHLARGLDAAWTPELVHGHDWHAGLAAACLKFTAGRPVPVVFTVHNLAYQGLFSADVLGELGLPVSAFQVEGLEFHGQISYMKAGLYYADRITTVSPTYAREIQTPEQGFGLDGLLRARRNELGGILNAVDAAVWNPATDALITRHYAADQPAGKSRCKAALQEEAGLAVRKGAPLFTVVSRLAEQKGLNLVLAGIDSLVQGGGQLLVLGSGDHALESAFAHAAQRHAGSVALRVGYDEAFAHRIFAGSDVTLVPSRFEPCGLTQMYGLLYGSLPLVRAVGGLADTVVDADLATLDDGTATGIVFASFSEADYRHAVRRALALYRQPRAWARVRQTGMQQDFSWTQAARHYRAVYLAALQIPSRASS, encoded by the coding sequence GCGACGCACGGGTGCTGCTGCCTGGCTTTCCCGCCATCCGCGACGGCCTGCGCGATGGTCAGCCCATTGGCCAGTTCAGCCTGCCCTGGGGCGAAACGGTTCGCGTGCTGCGTGGCACGCTCCCGGCCGTGCCCGGCGCTGAGGGCAGCCCGGTACATGCCTATGTGCTCGATGCCCCGGGTTTGTACGACCGCCCCGGCAACCCCTACGAAGACGCGCAGCGCCGCCCCTATGCCGACAATCACCGCCGCTTCGCCGCCCTGGGTTGGGGCGCAGCCCATCTGGCCCGCGGCCTCGATGCGGCCTGGACGCCCGAGCTCGTGCACGGGCACGACTGGCACGCCGGGCTGGCCGCCGCCTGTCTGAAGTTCACCGCGGGGCGGCCTGTTCCCGTCGTGTTCACGGTGCACAACCTCGCGTATCAAGGCCTGTTTTCGGCCGATGTGCTCGGTGAACTCGGCCTTCCCGTTTCGGCGTTTCAGGTCGAAGGACTGGAGTTTCACGGCCAGATCTCGTACATGAAGGCCGGGCTGTATTACGCCGACCGGATCACCACGGTCAGCCCGACCTACGCCCGCGAAATCCAGACTCCCGAGCAAGGTTTCGGGCTCGACGGGCTGCTTCGTGCGCGGCGCAACGAGCTCGGCGGCATTCTCAACGCGGTCGACGCGGCGGTCTGGAACCCCGCCACCGATGCGCTGATCACGCGCCATTACGCCGCCGATCAGCCCGCGGGCAAGTCTCGCTGCAAGGCCGCGCTGCAGGAGGAAGCCGGTCTGGCGGTGCGCAAGGGTGCGCCGCTGTTCACCGTGGTCAGCCGCCTGGCCGAGCAGAAAGGCCTCAACCTGGTGCTCGCCGGCATCGACTCCCTGGTGCAAGGCGGAGGACAGTTGCTGGTTCTGGGCAGCGGCGATCACGCCCTGGAGTCGGCCTTTGCCCACGCGGCCCAACGCCACGCGGGCAGCGTTGCCCTGCGTGTCGGTTACGACGAGGCTTTCGCCCATCGCATTTTCGCCGGCAGCGACGTGACGCTGGTGCCGTCGCGCTTCGAGCCCTGTGGCCTGACGCAAATGTATGGCCTGCTCTACGGCAGCCTGCCGCTAGTGCGCGCCGTGGGCGGCCTGGCCGACACGGTGGTCGATGCCGATCTCGCCACCCTCGACGATGGGACGGCAACGGGCATCGTTTTTGCTAGCTTTTCGGAGGCGGATTACCGCCACGCGGTCCGTCGCGCACTGGCCCTGTATCGCCAGCCGCGCGCCTGGGCCCGGGTGCGGCAAACCGGCATGCAACAAGACTTCAGCTGGACGCAAGCGGCCCGGCATTACCGCGCGGTGTATCTAGCTGCCCTCCAGATTCCTTCTCGCGCATCCTCATGA
- a CDS encoding glycogen/starch/alpha-glucan phosphorylase: MTPEPKPPLPEAASVPFVHDTPPHDVGALKRAISNKLMFQIGKDPSSAQPIDWLHAASYAVRDLMVERWFNTTHTRNTKDAKQVYYLSMEFLIGRTFTNALIALELTAPLHAALSDLGVDMNAIADLEPDAALGNGGLGRLAACFLDSMATLGIPGYGYGIRYDYGMFRQTIVDGRQVEVPDYWLTSGNPWEFPRPEVVYRVQFGGHVIKEGDRARWVDTHDVEAMAYDTIIPGYDTQTINTLRLWSAKATKEIDLGAFNRGDYFGAVEQKNHSENVSRVLYPDDSTDAGRELRLHQEYFFCSASVQDLMRRYLQTHTTFDQFADKVSIHLNDTHPVLAVPELMRLFLDVHHLPFNDAWRICQGVFSYTNHTLMSEALETWPIDMLGRVLPRHLQIILDINAYFLSRLTQKHGHDVNLMRHVSLVNESGTRSIRMAYLAVLASHSVNGVSALHSELMQQSIFADFARIWPTRFNNKTNGITQRRWLALANPPLAALLDKTIGTHWRRDLSDLAKLRPLLGSSDLIKEFQRAKRSNKVRFAAWLKTHHDMSIPVDALYDVQVKRIHEYKRQLLNVLHVITRYLRILEQPGSVTVPRVIIFSGKAASAYHVAKLIIQLINDVARTVNHDDRVGDLLKVVFVPNYSVSAAEVIIPAADLSEQISTAGTEASGTGNMKLAVNGALTIGTLDGANVEIQENVGADNIFIFGLTAGEVTDLRMTGYQPHTIASANPELSRVLETLRDGRFSPEDPHRYQSLYDLLVNWGDHYMLLADYASYIAAQGKVDALYRKPDEWTKRALTNVAGMGPFSSDRTIAEYAEQIWHARPLLS, encoded by the coding sequence ATGACACCTGAGCCCAAACCGCCCCTTCCCGAAGCCGCCTCGGTTCCCTTCGTCCACGACACGCCGCCTCACGATGTGGGCGCGCTCAAGCGAGCGATCTCCAACAAGCTGATGTTCCAGATCGGCAAAGACCCGAGCTCGGCGCAGCCCATCGACTGGCTGCATGCGGCCTCCTATGCCGTGCGCGACCTGATGGTGGAGCGTTGGTTCAACACCACCCATACCCGCAACACGAAGGACGCCAAGCAGGTCTATTACCTGTCGATGGAATTTCTCATCGGCCGCACCTTCACCAACGCCCTCATCGCGCTGGAGCTGACCGCGCCGCTGCACGCGGCGCTGAGCGATCTGGGCGTCGACATGAACGCCATCGCCGATCTCGAACCCGATGCAGCCCTGGGCAACGGCGGCCTGGGCCGCCTGGCCGCCTGTTTTCTCGACAGCATGGCCACGCTGGGCATTCCCGGCTACGGCTACGGCATCCGCTACGACTACGGCATGTTCCGCCAGACCATCGTCGACGGGAGGCAGGTCGAGGTACCCGACTATTGGCTCACCTCGGGCAACCCCTGGGAATTTCCGCGGCCCGAAGTGGTGTACCGGGTGCAGTTCGGCGGCCACGTCATCAAGGAGGGCGACCGCGCCCGCTGGGTGGATACGCACGATGTCGAGGCCATGGCCTACGACACCATCATTCCCGGCTACGACACCCAGACCATCAACACCCTGCGACTCTGGTCGGCCAAGGCCACCAAGGAGATCGATCTGGGCGCCTTCAACCGTGGCGACTACTTCGGCGCAGTCGAACAGAAGAACCACTCCGAAAACGTGTCGCGCGTGCTCTACCCCGACGACTCGACCGACGCCGGACGCGAGCTTCGGCTGCACCAGGAGTATTTTTTCTGCAGCGCCAGCGTGCAGGATCTCATGCGCCGCTACCTGCAGACGCACACCACCTTCGACCAGTTCGCCGACAAGGTGTCCATCCACCTCAACGACACCCACCCGGTGCTCGCCGTACCCGAGTTGATGCGCCTGTTCCTCGACGTGCATCACCTGCCCTTCAACGACGCCTGGCGCATCTGCCAGGGCGTGTTTTCCTACACCAATCACACGCTGATGTCGGAGGCGCTCGAAACCTGGCCCATCGACATGCTGGGCCGCGTGCTGCCGCGCCATCTGCAGATCATCCTCGACATCAACGCCTATTTCCTCAGCCGGCTCACGCAGAAGCACGGGCATGACGTCAACCTGATGCGGCACGTCTCGCTGGTCAACGAATCGGGCACGCGCTCCATCCGCATGGCCTACCTCGCCGTGCTGGCCAGCCACTCGGTCAACGGCGTCTCGGCGCTGCACTCCGAACTCATGCAGCAGTCCATCTTCGCCGACTTCGCCCGCATCTGGCCTACCCGCTTCAACAACAAGACCAACGGCATCACCCAGCGCCGCTGGCTCGCGCTGGCCAACCCGCCGCTGGCCGCCCTGCTCGACAAGACCATCGGCACGCACTGGCGCCGCGATCTGTCCGACCTGGCCAAGCTGCGCCCGCTGCTGGGCAGCTCGGACCTCATCAAAGAGTTCCAGCGTGCCAAGCGCAGCAACAAGGTGCGTTTCGCCGCCTGGCTGAAGACACACCACGACATGAGCATTCCGGTCGATGCGCTCTACGACGTGCAGGTCAAGCGCATCCATGAATACAAGCGTCAGCTGCTCAACGTGCTGCACGTCATCACGCGCTACCTGCGCATCCTCGAGCAGCCGGGCAGCGTCACGGTGCCACGCGTGATCATTTTTTCGGGCAAGGCAGCCTCGGCCTATCACGTGGCCAAGCTCATCATCCAGCTCATCAACGATGTCGCCAGGACGGTCAACCACGATGACCGCGTGGGCGATCTGCTCAAGGTCGTGTTCGTGCCCAATTACAGCGTGAGCGCGGCCGAGGTGATCATTCCCGCGGCCGATCTTTCCGAACAGATTTCCACCGCGGGCACCGAGGCCTCGGGCACGGGCAATATGAAGCTGGCCGTCAACGGCGCCCTCACCATCGGCACGCTCGATGGCGCCAATGTCGAGATCCAGGAGAACGTCGGCGCCGACAACATCTTCATCTTCGGCCTCACCGCGGGTGAAGTCACCGATCTGCGCATGACCGGCTATCAGCCCCACACGATCGCCAGCGCCAACCCCGAACTGTCGCGCGTGCTCGAAACCCTGCGCGATGGCCGCTTCAGCCCCGAAGACCCGCACCGCTACCAGAGCCTCTACGACCTGCTTGTGAACTGGGGTGACCACTACATGCTGCTGGCCGACTATGCCAGCTACATCGCCGCGCAAGGCAAGGTCGATGCGCTGTACCGCAAGCCCGACGAATGGACGAAACGGGCGCTGACCAATGTCGCCGGCATGGGGCCGTTCTCCTCTGACCGCACCATCGCCGAATATGCCGAGCAGATCTGGCATGCCAGGCCCTTGCTAAGCTGA